In a single window of the Saccharothrix australiensis genome:
- a CDS encoding Gfo/Idh/MocA family protein: protein MSDSPSPRIGLFGHGWWCAKYLAPALRGAGAELAAVCGRDAGRAAAAASALGVPRSFDRLDAMLDSVELDGVVIASPPSSHAGAALGAAARGLAVFCEKPLARDAEESARMVQACAGVPGVAGFTQRWNPAIRTARRLLAEGAAGEVRHLRYTTASVLAADPSTPWDWRHDPSEYSYGVLSDLGPHAVDLVRWLVGEVDEVSATATTVTTRRPAEGGGTRPVGNWDDCALSLRLASGARASVTASRVLPPSPYRRFRHALEVIGSAGALAYDSDRPAEVVLTASGAEPKVIPADGPTLGDVAPGSFEEMLAVTGHAAAHQARDVLATFAGAAPEGVPSLADGHAAQLVLDVAARAVAERSWVACAPA, encoded by the coding sequence ATGTCCGACAGTCCCTCGCCGCGGATCGGGTTGTTCGGCCACGGCTGGTGGTGCGCGAAGTACCTCGCGCCCGCGCTGCGCGGCGCGGGCGCCGAGCTGGCCGCGGTCTGCGGCCGTGACGCCGGGCGGGCCGCCGCGGCCGCCTCGGCGCTCGGCGTGCCGCGTTCCTTCGACCGGCTCGACGCCATGCTCGACTCCGTGGAGCTGGACGGGGTGGTGATCGCCTCACCGCCCTCGTCGCACGCCGGCGCGGCCCTCGGCGCCGCAGCGCGCGGGCTGGCCGTGTTCTGCGAGAAGCCGCTGGCCCGCGACGCCGAGGAGAGCGCCCGGATGGTCCAGGCGTGCGCGGGCGTGCCCGGTGTCGCCGGGTTCACCCAGCGCTGGAACCCCGCGATCCGCACCGCGCGGCGGCTGCTCGCCGAGGGGGCCGCGGGCGAGGTCCGGCACCTGCGCTACACCACGGCGAGCGTGCTCGCCGCCGACCCCTCGACCCCGTGGGACTGGCGGCACGACCCGTCGGAGTACTCCTACGGGGTGCTCAGCGACCTCGGGCCGCACGCGGTGGACCTGGTGCGGTGGCTGGTCGGCGAGGTCGACGAGGTGAGCGCGACCGCCACGACGGTGACCACGCGCCGCCCCGCCGAGGGCGGTGGCACGCGGCCTGTCGGCAACTGGGACGACTGCGCGCTCTCGCTGCGGTTGGCCTCGGGGGCCCGCGCGTCGGTCACGGCCAGCCGGGTGCTGCCGCCGAGCCCGTACCGCCGGTTCCGCCACGCGCTGGAGGTGATCGGCAGCGCGGGCGCGCTGGCCTACGACTCCGACCGCCCGGCCGAGGTCGTGCTGACCGCGTCGGGCGCGGAACCGAAGGTGATCCCCGCGGACGGCCCCACTCTCGGCGATGTCGCGCCCGGCTCGTTCGAGGAGATGCTGGCGGTCACCGGGCACGCCGCCGCCCACCAGGCCCGCGACGTGCTGGCGACGTTCGCCGGCGCCGCCCCGGAGGGCGTCCCCTCGCTGGCCGACGGGCACGCCGCGCAGCTGGTGCTCGACGTCGCCGCCCGTGCGGTCGCCGAGCGGTCGTGGGTCGCCTGCGCCCCTGCATAG
- the rfbH gene encoding lipopolysaccharide biosynthesis protein RfbH: MSEDRDWILELVRKYHQGHAPGEFVPGVTPVLTSGAVLDETDRVALVEAALDLRIAAGPYARRFERDFARYFGLRKAHLTNSGSSANLLAVTALTSPQLGERRLRPGDEVITAAAGFPTTVNPVLQNGLVPVFIDIEPGTYNVSPDRVASAIGPRTRAIMTAHSLGNPFAAAEIAELAREHDLFLVEDNCDAVGSRYRGRLTGTFGQLSTVSFYPAHHITTGEGGCVLTDDLALARIVESLRDWGRDCWCEPGEDNRCLKRFDQQVGTLPHGYDHKYIFSHVGYNLKTTDIQAAMGSAQLRRLEEFGAARRRNWAQLRAALDGLPGLLLPAPTPGADPSWFGFVLTVTDDAPYTRRDLVAHLESRRIATRRFFGGNLTRHPAYADAGYRVSGDLAVSDMVTDRTFWIGVYPGITDEMLDFVIATITEFVTAHRR; encoded by the coding sequence ATGAGTGAGGACAGGGACTGGATCCTCGAACTGGTCCGCAAGTACCACCAGGGGCACGCCCCGGGCGAGTTCGTGCCCGGCGTCACCCCGGTGCTCACCTCCGGGGCTGTGCTCGACGAGACCGACCGGGTGGCGCTGGTCGAGGCCGCGCTGGACCTGCGCATCGCGGCGGGGCCGTACGCCCGTCGGTTCGAGCGCGACTTCGCCCGCTACTTCGGGCTGCGCAAAGCGCACCTGACCAACTCGGGGTCCTCGGCGAACCTGCTCGCCGTGACCGCGCTCACCTCGCCCCAGCTCGGCGAGCGCCGGCTGCGCCCAGGCGACGAGGTGATCACCGCGGCGGCGGGGTTCCCCACCACGGTGAACCCCGTGCTCCAGAACGGCCTGGTGCCGGTGTTCATCGACATCGAACCGGGCACCTACAACGTCAGCCCGGACCGGGTCGCGAGCGCCATCGGGCCGCGCACGCGCGCGATCATGACCGCCCACTCGCTGGGCAACCCCTTCGCCGCCGCGGAGATCGCCGAGCTGGCGCGGGAGCACGACCTGTTCCTGGTGGAGGACAACTGCGACGCGGTCGGCTCGCGCTACCGGGGCAGGCTCACCGGGACCTTCGGCCAGCTGTCGACCGTGAGCTTCTACCCGGCGCACCACATCACCACCGGAGAGGGCGGCTGCGTGCTGACCGACGACCTCGCGCTGGCCCGGATCGTGGAGTCACTGCGCGACTGGGGCCGCGACTGCTGGTGCGAGCCCGGCGAGGACAACCGCTGCCTCAAGCGGTTCGACCAGCAGGTGGGCACGCTGCCCCACGGGTACGACCACAAGTACATCTTCTCCCACGTCGGCTACAACCTGAAGACCACCGACATCCAGGCGGCGATGGGGTCGGCGCAGCTGCGGCGCCTGGAGGAGTTCGGCGCGGCACGGCGGCGCAACTGGGCGCAGCTGCGCGCGGCGCTGGACGGACTGCCGGGCCTGCTGCTGCCCGCGCCGACGCCGGGCGCCGACCCGAGCTGGTTCGGGTTCGTCCTCACCGTCACCGACGACGCGCCCTACACGCGCCGGGACCTGGTGGCGCACCTGGAGTCCCGGCGCATCGCCACCCGGCGGTTCTTCGGCGGCAACCTGACCCGCCACCCGGCCTACGCCGACGCCGGCTACCGCGTCAGCGGCGACCTCGCGGTGAGCGACATGGTGACCGACCGGACGTTCTGGATCGGCGTGTACCCCGGTATCACGGATGAGATGCTGGACTTCGTCATCGCGACCATCACGGAGTTCGTCACCGCGCACCGCCGCTGA
- a CDS encoding aromatase/cyclase yields MPTVTQSSTHTASVAASAGFLYDLVADVEQMRRIFTPVVHTAFLERGGTADRVERWTWEAHLDAVRTWRASRTLDRDAGRIAFRHENPAAPLLEVTGEWSFKPLSDGLTEVELRHEFTLDPDAEGADRTAAMFDRGAGMQLGRVKNFAEEYDELRAREVSYEVSYTIDQPIEDVYGYFYEVDKWRERIPHCLNAERREDVPNLQVVVMDVQVPSGALHTTKQARVCFPNEKIMWRQLEGLPPLDEMLYGYMTFTRTPAGVEVRTGQTELLKPTGVAKRGWSMDEAKQHVAEVRGGRNLDAIKSAEEFLRRRG; encoded by the coding sequence GTGCCGACCGTCACGCAGAGCTCGACCCACACCGCGAGCGTCGCCGCGTCCGCCGGGTTCCTGTACGACCTCGTCGCCGACGTCGAGCAGATGCGCCGCATCTTCACGCCAGTCGTCCACACCGCGTTCCTGGAGCGCGGGGGGACCGCCGACCGGGTCGAGCGCTGGACGTGGGAGGCCCACCTCGACGCCGTGCGCACCTGGCGCGCGAGCCGCACGCTCGACCGGGACGCCGGCCGCATCGCCTTCCGCCACGAGAACCCCGCCGCGCCCCTGCTGGAGGTGACCGGGGAGTGGTCGTTCAAACCGCTGTCCGACGGGCTGACCGAGGTGGAGCTGCGGCACGAGTTCACCCTCGACCCCGACGCCGAGGGCGCCGACCGCACGGCGGCGATGTTCGACCGCGGCGCGGGGATGCAGCTCGGGCGGGTCAAGAACTTCGCCGAGGAGTACGACGAACTGCGCGCGCGCGAGGTGTCCTACGAGGTCTCCTACACCATCGACCAGCCCATCGAGGACGTCTACGGCTACTTCTACGAGGTCGACAAGTGGCGGGAGCGGATCCCCCACTGCCTCAACGCCGAACGGCGGGAGGACGTGCCTAACCTCCAGGTCGTGGTGATGGACGTGCAGGTGCCCAGCGGCGCGCTGCACACCACCAAGCAGGCCAGGGTGTGCTTCCCGAACGAGAAGATCATGTGGCGCCAGCTCGAGGGGCTGCCGCCGCTGGACGAGATGCTGTACGGCTACATGACGTTCACCCGGACTCCGGCCGGGGTCGAGGTGCGCACCGGGCAGACCGAGCTGCTCAAGCCCACCGGCGTCGCCAAGCGCGGCTGGAGCATGGACGAGGCGAAGCAGCACGTCGCCGAGGTCCGCGGCGGCCGGAACCTCGACGCGATCAAGAGCGCCGAGGAATTCCTGCGGCGCCGTGGCTGA
- a CDS encoding aldo/keto reductase, whose amino-acid sequence MESRQLGTGGPVVAAVGLGCLGLSGGYGAVAGHEAATAIRTALDLGITLLDTADFYGGGENERLVGRAIAGRRDEVVLATRGGVRAAAPGAPPTIVDGAPDSLRAACEASLERLGVDHVDLYYLARADPRVPVEDSVGALAELRAEGKVRHVGLSEVAAGTLRRAAATCTIAALESEYSLWERHVEAEILPTARELGIGLVAHTPLGKGFLTGAHRSPGDLGERDHRRNHPRFREGNFERNRELVEEAAAIAARTGMTPAQLALAWLLSAGPDVVPIPGSRRPEHLRENVRAAALRLDAADRARLAEVFAPERVAGERHPAHRRVAGVAEDGRPAG is encoded by the coding sequence GTGGAGAGCCGACAGCTGGGTACCGGCGGGCCGGTGGTGGCCGCCGTCGGGTTGGGCTGCCTGGGTTTGTCGGGCGGGTACGGCGCGGTGGCCGGGCACGAGGCCGCCACGGCGATCCGGACCGCGCTCGACCTCGGGATCACGCTGCTGGACACGGCGGACTTCTACGGTGGCGGCGAGAACGAGCGGCTGGTGGGGCGCGCGATCGCCGGTCGGCGGGACGAGGTCGTGCTCGCCACCCGCGGCGGGGTGCGGGCCGCGGCGCCGGGGGCCCCGCCCACGATCGTCGACGGGGCCCCGGACTCGCTGCGCGCCGCCTGCGAGGCTTCGCTGGAGCGCCTGGGCGTCGACCACGTGGACCTCTACTACCTGGCCCGCGCGGACCCGCGCGTGCCGGTGGAGGACAGCGTCGGCGCGCTCGCCGAACTGCGGGCCGAGGGCAAGGTCCGGCACGTCGGGCTGTCCGAGGTCGCGGCAGGCACGCTGCGCCGGGCGGCGGCCACCTGCACGATCGCCGCGCTGGAGAGCGAGTACTCGCTGTGGGAGCGGCACGTCGAGGCCGAGATCCTGCCCACCGCGCGCGAACTCGGCATCGGGCTGGTCGCGCACACCCCGCTGGGGAAGGGTTTCCTGACCGGCGCGCACCGCTCACCCGGCGATCTCGGCGAACGCGACCACCGTCGCAACCACCCCCGCTTCCGCGAGGGCAACTTCGAGCGCAACCGCGAGCTGGTCGAGGAAGCCGCCGCGATCGCCGCCCGCACCGGGATGACGCCCGCTCAGCTCGCCCTGGCGTGGCTCCTCTCGGCCGGCCCGGACGTCGTGCCCATTCCGGGCTCGCGGCGGCCGGAGCACCTGCGGGAGAACGTCCGGGCGGCCGCGCTCCGCCTCGACGCGGCGGACCGCGCGCGGCTCGCGGAGGTCTTCGCCCCCGAGCGGGTGGCGGGGGAACGCCACCCCGCGCACCGGCGGGTGGCCGGGGTCGCCGAGGACGGTCGACCGGCGGGTTGA